The following coding sequences lie in one Alicyclobacillus curvatus genomic window:
- the pcrA gene encoding DNA helicase PcrA: MQNPTPTPEQIVAGLNPPQREAVEHIEGPVLVIAGAGSGKTNVLTRRIAYLIVARRVPPWAILAITFTNKAAREMQERIAAWAGPAAADVWAMTFHAMCVRILRRDGEHLGLARSFTILDGADQLAVVKRIMQTLNIDTKRYDPKAVLHTISSAKNELLTADKYADKAADPFRKVVGQVYLEYERRLRANQSLDFDDLILKTVQLFSDVPDVLRFYQTRFQYIHVDEYQDTNHAQYKLVSLLAGQRKNICVVGDSDQSIYAWRGADIRNILDFEKEYPNAAVIRLEQNYRSTKRILAIANSVIENNHQRRAKTLWTENSDGDKAVVYQAPDERAEARYIIDRIERLHRDGLSYGDMSILYRTNAQSRVIEEAFLQVGIPYRVFGGLKFYERKEIKDVLSYLRLIANPDDDVSMRRVINVPKRGIGDTSMDKLQVLAERYGTSLYGALGRADEAGVSGKALRSLAEFVEILDTLMKQRPFLNVTELTESLLSRVGYREMLKGEKTLEAEARLENLDEFLSVTSEFDRRFDGTSDEDALATFLTEVALIADVDLSDGKPEDVVKDADSHDEVVMMTLHSAKGLEFPAVFIPGMEEGLFPHMRSLESDTGMEEERRLCYVGVTRAKQKLFLTTCTMRTIFGQTRSARQSRFLAELPAEHVEMESAMTNLRPAWSPRVDSSGRTESAQDSSFHVDADATFHAGDKVEHRKWGQGTVVGVHPGSGDLELSIAFPSPTGIKRLVARFAPIHKVE; the protein is encoded by the coding sequence GTGGGCCATCCTCGCAATCACATTTACCAATAAAGCTGCCAGAGAAATGCAGGAGCGTATTGCGGCCTGGGCAGGTCCCGCGGCTGCAGACGTCTGGGCAATGACATTTCACGCGATGTGCGTCAGGATTCTGCGGCGGGATGGCGAACACTTGGGCCTTGCGCGCAGCTTCACCATCCTTGATGGAGCAGATCAACTGGCTGTGGTCAAACGCATCATGCAGACACTGAATATCGACACCAAACGATACGACCCAAAGGCGGTTCTGCACACCATCAGTTCTGCCAAGAACGAACTACTCACGGCAGACAAATACGCAGACAAAGCTGCCGATCCGTTCCGCAAGGTCGTCGGCCAGGTGTATCTCGAGTATGAGCGGCGTCTTCGGGCAAATCAGTCGCTCGACTTTGACGACTTGATTTTGAAGACCGTACAACTGTTTTCGGATGTCCCGGATGTTTTACGGTTTTATCAGACAAGATTTCAGTACATCCACGTGGACGAGTATCAGGATACCAACCACGCACAATATAAACTCGTGTCACTACTCGCGGGACAACGAAAAAACATCTGCGTCGTGGGGGACTCCGACCAATCCATTTACGCTTGGCGTGGCGCAGACATTCGCAACATCCTTGACTTCGAGAAGGAATATCCAAACGCGGCTGTCATCCGGCTTGAGCAGAATTATCGTTCGACGAAACGAATTCTCGCCATTGCCAATAGCGTCATTGAAAACAACCATCAGCGGCGGGCCAAAACACTGTGGACCGAAAACAGCGATGGCGACAAGGCTGTTGTTTATCAAGCGCCTGATGAACGGGCAGAGGCCAGGTACATTATTGATAGGATTGAACGCTTGCACAGAGATGGACTTTCCTACGGTGACATGTCTATTCTCTATCGTACCAACGCGCAGTCCCGCGTCATTGAAGAAGCTTTTCTCCAGGTTGGAATCCCGTACCGGGTGTTTGGCGGCCTAAAGTTCTATGAGCGCAAAGAAATCAAAGACGTGCTCTCGTATCTCCGGTTGATTGCAAACCCGGATGATGATGTGAGCATGCGCCGCGTCATCAATGTGCCAAAGCGCGGAATTGGCGATACCAGCATGGACAAGTTACAGGTGCTGGCAGAGCGCTATGGAACGTCTCTGTACGGGGCACTGGGGCGGGCGGACGAGGCGGGTGTCAGCGGTAAAGCACTGCGGTCTTTGGCCGAGTTCGTCGAGATACTGGATACTCTAATGAAACAGCGGCCATTTCTGAATGTGACCGAATTGACAGAATCCCTGCTCAGTCGCGTCGGCTACCGCGAGATGTTGAAAGGGGAAAAGACGCTTGAAGCGGAGGCTCGGCTCGAGAACCTTGATGAGTTCCTGTCCGTGACAAGCGAGTTTGATCGTCGATTTGACGGGACCAGCGACGAAGATGCTTTGGCAACGTTTTTGACGGAAGTGGCATTGATTGCGGATGTAGATCTCAGCGACGGAAAGCCAGAAGATGTGGTCAAGGACGCGGACAGTCACGATGAGGTCGTGATGATGACCTTGCATAGCGCGAAGGGCCTGGAGTTTCCTGCCGTGTTCATACCTGGTATGGAGGAAGGGCTGTTTCCGCACATGAGGTCGCTCGAGTCAGATACAGGGATGGAAGAGGAGCGCCGGCTCTGTTACGTCGGAGTAACGCGTGCTAAGCAAAAACTGTTTCTGACGACTTGTACGATGAGGACCATCTTTGGCCAAACGAGATCGGCAAGGCAATCACGCTTTCTTGCTGAGCTTCCGGCTGAACACGTTGAGATGGAATCCGCAATGACAAACCTTCGCCCGGCTTGGTCGCCACGCGTAGATTCGTCTGGCCGGACGGAGAGTGCGCAGGATAGCTCATTTCATGTCGATGCAGATGCGACGTTTCACGCTGGAGACAAAGTGGAGCACCGCAAATGGGGGCAAGGCACAGTTGTCGGCGTTCACCCAGGCAGCGGAGATTTGGAACTATCTATCGCATTTCCCTCACCAACGGGGATTAAGCGCCTCGTTGCGCGGTTTGCACCCATTCACAAGGTCGAATAG